A genomic window from Scophthalmus maximus strain ysfricsl-2021 chromosome 17, ASM2237912v1, whole genome shotgun sequence includes:
- the LOC118288813 gene encoding uncharacterized protein LOC118288813 isoform X2, with amino-acid sequence MSHPSTEFYGNSSVFTYEMYIAGLLQSSKSRARLAGRARLSLSQTILLSLTLLCERVSYRSVSRRFLLEKGNIHRIFFSFCQRVNMLAEKQIRWPVGEEAVDALFPLLSPEKGREDEEQSVPRVLGVLGHARIPIRLPIGKHDVESTVPEVKRMKKEAHPDSWLNLELVCDRRGRFLHCRISRGSDVDRGIALRDKLKQHPVLMPPGSCLVARAGYPLTAHILTPYVAASHGPREELFNKTLGEHFHILDQALARLRARFLRLRYLDIGNYDRARAVVLTACVLHNVFVDMGQVVREEEGVEKEEAVNQEGQEEEEEEEEDEEGVHRRVAISDWLFKSFESGSTCDDVRTGVHSYVR; translated from the exons atgtcccatccttccactgAGTTTTATGGAAATTCTTCAGTTTTTACCtatgaaatg TACATCGCAGGCCTTCTTCAAAGCTCCAAGTCGCGGGCCCGTTTGGCCGGTCGTGCTCGCCTCTCCCTGTCCCAGACCATCCTGCTGTCGCTCACCCTGCTCTGCGAGCGCGTGAGCTACCGCTCCGTGTCGCGCCGCTTCCTGCTGGAGAAAGGAAACATCCACAggatcttcttttctttctgtcagcgCGTCAACATGCTGGCAGAGAAGCAAATCAGATGGCCAGTTG GCGAGGAGGCGGTAGACGCCCTTTTCCCACTTCTCAGTccagagaaggggagagaagacGAAGAGCAAAGTGTTCCTCGGGTCCTGGGAGTGTTGGGACACGCCCGGATCCCCATCCGCCTGCCGATAGGGAAACACGACGTGGAGAGCACAGTGCCCGaggtgaagaggatgaagaaggaggCCCATCCCGACTCCTGGTTAAACCTTGAGCTTGTATGTGACCGCAGGGGCCGGTTCCTACACTGCCGAATCAGTAGAGGATCAGACGTGGACAGAGGCATCGCTCTCAGAGACAAACTGAAGCAGCATCCTGTGCTGATGCCCCCTGGCTCCTGCCTCGTAGCCAGAGCTGGCTACCCGCTCACTGCTCACATTTTAACTCCGTACGTAGCAGCAAGTCATGGGCCAAGAGAAGAGCTCTTCAACAAGACGCTGGGCGAGCATTTCCACATCCTGGATCAGGCCCTCGCCAGACTGAGAGCCAGATTTCTGCGGCTCCGGTATCTGGATATCGGGAACTACGATCGAGCCAGAGCTGTCGTGCTGACCGCCTGTGTGTTGCACAATGTGTTTGTGGACATGGGGCAGGTGGTtcgagaggaagagggagtCGAGAAAGAGGAAGCCGTGAACCAagagggacaggaggaggaggaggaggaggaggaggatgaggagggtgtgCATAGACGTGTCGCCATCTCAGATTGGTTGTTTAAAAGCTTTGAGTCTGGAAGCacatgtgatgatgtcagaacTGGTGTTCATAGTTATGTAAGATAA
- the LOC118288813 gene encoding uncharacterized protein LOC118288813 isoform X1: MDVRACVRSAGRAVLDMVEREWQQPLSAGELEQRLDQAVEEILEGELMAELRAQPPPPSQQPPAGPQVPHTATTTLAAAACGPLEEEEEETPESQVMDAEDSAAVKYIAGLLQSSKSRARLAGRARLSLSQTILLSLTLLCERVSYRSVSRRFLLEKGNIHRIFFSFCQRVNMLAEKQIRWPVGEEAVDALFPLLSPEKGREDEEQSVPRVLGVLGHARIPIRLPIGKHDVESTVPEVKRMKKEAHPDSWLNLELVCDRRGRFLHCRISRGSDVDRGIALRDKLKQHPVLMPPGSCLVARAGYPLTAHILTPYVAASHGPREELFNKTLGEHFHILDQALARLRARFLRLRYLDIGNYDRARAVVLTACVLHNVFVDMGQVVREEEGVEKEEAVNQEGQEEEEEEEEDEEGVHRRVAISDWLFKSFESGSTCDDVRTGVHSYVR; this comes from the exons ATGGACGTCCGCGCGTGTGTGCGGTCGGCGGGCAGGGCCGTGCTGGACATGGTGGAGCGGGAGTGGCAGCAGCCTCTCTCCGCCGGCGAGCTGGAGCAGCGGCTGGACCAGGCGGTGGAGGAGATCCTGGAGGGCGAGCTGATGGCGGAGCTGAGAGCTCAGCCTCCGCCGCCGAGTCAACAACCCCCCGCGGGGCCGCAGGTTCCGCACACGGCGACCACGACACTAGCGGCAGCAGCGTGCGGtcccctggaggaggaggaggaggagacacctGAGTCCCAGGTGATGGATGCTGAGGACAGTGCAGCAGTGAAG TACATCGCAGGCCTTCTTCAAAGCTCCAAGTCGCGGGCCCGTTTGGCCGGTCGTGCTCGCCTCTCCCTGTCCCAGACCATCCTGCTGTCGCTCACCCTGCTCTGCGAGCGCGTGAGCTACCGCTCCGTGTCGCGCCGCTTCCTGCTGGAGAAAGGAAACATCCACAggatcttcttttctttctgtcagcgCGTCAACATGCTGGCAGAGAAGCAAATCAGATGGCCAGTTG GCGAGGAGGCGGTAGACGCCCTTTTCCCACTTCTCAGTccagagaaggggagagaagacGAAGAGCAAAGTGTTCCTCGGGTCCTGGGAGTGTTGGGACACGCCCGGATCCCCATCCGCCTGCCGATAGGGAAACACGACGTGGAGAGCACAGTGCCCGaggtgaagaggatgaagaaggaggCCCATCCCGACTCCTGGTTAAACCTTGAGCTTGTATGTGACCGCAGGGGCCGGTTCCTACACTGCCGAATCAGTAGAGGATCAGACGTGGACAGAGGCATCGCTCTCAGAGACAAACTGAAGCAGCATCCTGTGCTGATGCCCCCTGGCTCCTGCCTCGTAGCCAGAGCTGGCTACCCGCTCACTGCTCACATTTTAACTCCGTACGTAGCAGCAAGTCATGGGCCAAGAGAAGAGCTCTTCAACAAGACGCTGGGCGAGCATTTCCACATCCTGGATCAGGCCCTCGCCAGACTGAGAGCCAGATTTCTGCGGCTCCGGTATCTGGATATCGGGAACTACGATCGAGCCAGAGCTGTCGTGCTGACCGCCTGTGTGTTGCACAATGTGTTTGTGGACATGGGGCAGGTGGTtcgagaggaagagggagtCGAGAAAGAGGAAGCCGTGAACCAagagggacaggaggaggaggaggaggaggaggaggatgaggagggtgtgCATAGACGTGTCGCCATCTCAGATTGGTTGTTTAAAAGCTTTGAGTCTGGAAGCacatgtgatgatgtcagaacTGGTGTTCATAGTTATGTAAGATAA